Part of the Catenulispora sp. GP43 genome, CGAGTCGGTCCTGGAAGACGCATGCCTGAAAATCGCCGACAAGAAAGACGGCGCCTCAGACCTGTTCGGCGTCTCCGGACGAGCCATGCTCGACGCCCTATGCGCCGGCGAACGCAACCCCAAAACCCTGGCCCAACTGGCCCGCGGCCGAATGCGCCGCAAAATCGCCACCCTGGAACAGGCCCTGACCGGCCACTTCGAACAACACCACGCCGAACTGATCACCACCCTGCTACGGCTGCACGACCACCTCACCACCGAAATCGACACCCTCACCACCAGAATCGAAGCCGCGATCGCCGACCTGGACCCCACCCCACCCCCCGACGACGACCACCCCGGCCGCATGCCACTGCTGGACCGACTCGACCAGATCCCCGGCGTCTCCCGCGAAATCGCCGCCGCCATCGTGGCCGAGACCGGCTTCGACATGACCATCTTCCCCACCCCCGGCCACCTGGCCTCCTGGGCCACACTCACCCCCCACACCAAACAATCCGGCGCCAAACACACCCACGGACCCACCGGCAAAGGCAACGGCTGGATCAAAGCCCCCCTATCCCAAGCCGCCATCGGCGCCTCCCGCACCAAAACCTTCCTCGGCGCCCGCTACCGCCGCATCGCCAAACACGCCCCACCCAAAAAAGCCGTCGTCGCCGTCGCCCGCAGCATCCTGGAAATCACCTGGTACCTCATCGACAACCCCGACACCCACTTCCACGACCTCGGACGCGACTGGCACCAACAACACACCAACCAAGCCCGCAAAACCCGCCAAGCCATCCGCGAAC contains:
- a CDS encoding IS110 family transposase; the encoded protein is MGEYADVVELQASAEYAERVAAIDIAKASAMVCTRLPGERNPARRMQRTFAVKATTAAIAELGDHLVCQSIELVVMEATGDYWRPFFYQLEARGLRVWLVNPREVKNVPSRPKTDRLDAIWLAKLAERGMLHPSFVPPKPVRQLRALTRTRANLVADRTRYRNQIESVLEDACLKIADKKDGASDLFGVSGRAMLDALCAGERNPKTLAQLARGRMRRKIATLEQALTGHFEQHHAELITTLLRLHDHLTTEIDTLTTRIEAAIADLDPTPPPDDDHPGRMPLLDRLDQIPGVSREIAAAIVAETGFDMTIFPTPGHLASWATLTPHTKQSGAKHTHGPTGKGNGWIKAPLSQAAIGASRTKTFLGARYRRIAKHAPPKKAVVAVARSILEITWYLIDNPDTHFHDLGRDWHQQHTNQARKTRQAIRELEHLGYTVTLTPAA